From a region of the Fusarium verticillioides 7600 chromosome 9, whole genome shotgun sequence genome:
- a CDS encoding ribonuclease P protein subunit POP4 (At least one base has a quality score < 10), producing the protein MASALQQATQNLLARAHSPDSVNRIYSEKIQHRSLILRPTSPPPSTINARAARRKARQDKKEKQKQRPKPLSSREKRSLGLHDIPKDGQKYHIYEPLSQMWLGYARELLGNDLSTGGPSAAAKLASAEFHGAPIQVVRSHCPSRVGIQGVVVRDRKFVFEIITKKRGVKVVPKEGTIFRIEIPIADGASDGESGPTKKFACEVLGDQMMLRAADRANKKFKAHFLSNI; encoded by the coding sequence ATGGCCAGCGCACTACAACAGGCCACGCAGAATCTGCTCGCCAGAGCGCATTCCCCCGACAGCGTGAATCGCATATACTCGGAAAAGATCCAGCATCGCTCGCTCATCCTGCGACCAAcctctcctccaccttcCACAATCAACGCGCGAGCCGCACGTCGAAAAGCTCGCCAAGATAaaaaggagaagcagaagcagagaccCAAGCCGCTATCGTCTCGAGAGAAGCGAAGCCTGGGCCTTCATGACATACCTAAGGATGGCCAAAAATATCACATCTATGAGCCTCTGAGTCAAATGTGGCTTGGATATGCTCGAGAGCTACTTGGGAACGATCTTTCGACTGGAGGGCCCAGTGCAGCAGCGAAACTAGCCAGCGCTGAGTTTCATGGTGCTCCTATTCAAGTTGTTCGAAGCCATTGCCCCAGTCGAGTCGGCATTCAAGGTGTTGTCGTCCGCGATCGCAAGTTTGTCTTCGAGATTATAACCAAGAAAAGAGGGGTCAAGGTTGTTCCCAAGGAAGGCACTATTTTTCGAATCGAAATACCGATCGCCGATGGAGCCTCTGATGGCGAGAGCGGGCCAACCAAAAAGTTTGCTTGCGAAGTTCTCGGAGATCAGATGATGTTAAGGGCGGCAGATCGCGCAAACAAGAAGTTCAAAGCACATTTTCTGTCGAATATTTGA
- a CDS encoding aldehyde dehydrogenase (NAD+), translated as MSLRSYKKMGAALLSRLPLVGFCFCRSVYPSLFRPSPQSPYRLSPSPLGRRSITTTQKRFSNMSDLFVNLEAPNGVKYKQPTGLFINNEFVPGSSKQTITSIDPATEKEIATVHAASADDVDKAVKAAHAAFHAPSWKKMPPPQRGALMNKLADYIEERTQMFATSEAWDNGKIYADAEGGDVVEVINTIRYYAGWADKITGQTITANPNKLAYTLRQPLGVVAQIIPWNYPLAMAAWKIGPALACGNTIVMKAAEQTPLSILLLGQAFKDVGFPPGVFNALNGYGGEAGPPLVQHPLVEKVAFTGSTATGAKIMEMASKTLKNITLETGGKSPLLVFSDCDLDEAVKWSHMGIMSNQGQICTATSRLLVQDKVYDEFVQRFIETTKTVSKVGHQWDSETYQGPQVSRQQYDRILEYIKIGKSEGATLLAGGQPVDASKKGFFVQPTVFGDVHHQMRVFREEIFGPVVVITKFSSEEEALKLANDSTYGLGAAVFTKDVERAHRVAAEIEAGMVWINSTQDSEPYIPFGGVKQSGIGRELGEAGLEAYSNTKSVHVNLGSRL; from the exons ATGTCTCTGAGGAGCTATAAGAAGATGGGCGCTGCCCTTTTATCGAGACTTCCACTCGTTggtttctgtttctgtcgTTCAGTGTACCCTTCTCTATTTCGACCTTCACCACAATCGCCGTATCGACTCTCACCATCTCCTCTTGGCCGCCGATCTATCACAACTACACAGAAACGCTTCAGCAACATGTCGGACCTGTTCGTCAACCTCGAGGCCCCCAACGGCGTCAAGTATAAGCAGCCGACTGGTCTCTTCATTAACAACGAGTTTGTTCCTGGCTCCTCGAAGCAAACGATTACATCAATCGACCCTGC TACCGAGAAGGAAATCGCCACAGTTCATGCAGCTAGCGCCGACGATGTCGATAAGGCTGTGAAGGCCGCCCACGCCGCATTCCATGCGCcctcatggaagaagatgcccCCTCCTCAGCGAGGCGCACTTATGAACAAGCTCGCCGACTACATCGAGGAGCGCACACAGATGTTCGCTACCTCTGAGGCCTGGGACAATG GTAAGATTTATGCCGATGCTGAGGGCGGCGACGTTGTCGAGGTCATCAACACTATCCGCTACTACGCTGGCTGGGCCGACAAGATCACCGGACAAACAATCACCGCCAACCCCAACAAGCTCGCATACACTCTCCGCCAACCTCTCGGTGTGGTTGCTCAGATCATTCCCTGGAACTACCCTCTAGCCATGGCCGCCTGGAAGATCGGTCCCGCGCTAGCATGCGGTAACACCATCGTTATGAAGGCCGCTGAGCAAACAcctctcagcatccttctccttggccaggCTTTCAAGGACGTTGGATTCCCTCCTGGTGTTTTCAATGCTCTTAACGGTTACGGTGGCGAGGCTGGTCCTCCTCTTGTTCAGCATcctcttgttgagaaggttgcCTTCACTGGCTCAACCGCTACGGGTGCTAAGATCATGGAGATGGcctccaagaccctcaagaacattACCCTCGAGACGGGTGGCAAGTCGCctctcttggtcttctccgACTgtgaccttgatgaagctgtcaagTGGTCACACATGGGCATCATGTCCAACCAGGGCCAGATCTGCACAGCTACTTCTCGCCTATTAGTTCAGGATAAGGTCTACGACGAGTTTGTCCAGAGATTCATCGAGACCACCAAGACTGTCAGCAAGGTCGGCCACCAATGGGATTCCGAGACCTATCAGGGTCCCCAAGTCTCTCGACAGCAGTACGACCGTATTCTTGAGTATATCAAGATTGGAAAGTCTGAAGGCGCTACTCTGCTCGCTGGTGGCCAGCCTGTCGATGCCTCAAAGAAGGGTTTCTTCGTCCAGCCCACCGTCTTCGGTGACGTGCACCACCAAATGCGAGTCTTCCGCGAGGAGATTTTCGGCCCTGTCGttgtcatcaccaagttcagcagcgaagaggaagctctcaagctcgCCAACGACTCTACATACGGTCTCGGCGCCGCTGTCTTCACCAAGGACGTCGAGCGTGCGCACCGCGTTGCTGCTGAGATCGAGGCCGGTATGGTCTGGATCAACAGCACACAAGACAGCGAGCCCTACATCCCCTTCGGCGGTGTTAAGCAGAGCGGTATTGGCCGTGAGCTCGGTGAGGCTGGCCTCGAGGCGTACAGCAACACCAAGTCCGTACACGTCAACCTTGGTTCTCGTCTGTAG
- a CDS encoding acetyltransferase, whose protein sequence is MSHNEDAVDASANSAPDLQILGDEVTLQPSGYVEPPSKTIPEGKEEALMDKFASFRSEPFQFLREVSLYVSGQGWRAYDRVIGQPVFYSGFSENMKNMVLSAPLLQQRISRLAEHRVAVEEREGMLPRDSQDYGAKRAHRLTEIESGLQELAEKWTDDMICKMESKAFIRGAYYLTTQLLTRAYHQGIHVSSEEVLRLRKVAEVAAKKKQSIIFLPSHRSHVDYVSLQLICYRLGLTLPVVVAGDNLNIPVLGEFLQHAGAMWIRRAFGDDVLYTTLVQSYIDTLLQEGYNFECFIEGGRSRTGKLLPPKFGILSFVLDSILSGRVKDAIICPVSTQYDKVIETEGYVTELLGMPKKKENLADFLSGGSSVLSLRLGRVDVRFHEPWSLRKFLDDQLSKLPSVPRGLDTDHQRPEVRAVREKLLRTMGYQVLSDINEVSVVMPTALIGTVLLTLRGRGVGKEELKRRVTWLTERVRAKGGRVAHFGNAPLTEIIERGLEVLGKDLVGVVEGLAEPTYYAVDRFQLSFYRNMTIHLFIYEALVSAAMYSRVKGGGGPQMQDMPFDELKEQVYFLSSLFRGEFIFSNEGLDTNLDRTLRGLEADQVIRIDRDAEGHVTMVGLSDQERRAGRENYDFYCFLIWPFIEATWLAAVSLMGLTPPPGQNGEIWIEQGKTHNSAQLLGKTLYHQGDLSYFEAVNKETLKNSYTRFEQDQLLHVVKSKDSKIPPRVQLDASWRTPRDPKTGALLAEGKLWDFTEKIAKSRREGKNRRDGATVSSRVLRLTDELGRKLWEETVEGERSGKAKVPSRLNNEEKEAFGKSIRQVKKKREERARAHL, encoded by the exons ATGTCGCATAACGAAGACGCGGTCGATGCGTCGGCCAATTCGGCTCCTGACCTTCAGATCTTGGGTGATGAAGTAACCCTCCAGCCCAGTGGCTATGTTGAGCCGCCATCCAAGACTATTCCCgagggaaaggaagaggcCTTGATGGACAAGTTTGCCTCATTCCGCTCTGAACCTTTCCA ATTCCTTCGCGAAGTGTCATTATATGTGTCTGGTCAAGGATGGCGAGCTTACGATCGCGTCATTGGCCAGCCTGTCTTCTACTCTGGGTTCTCAGAGAACATGAAGAACATGGTCCTctcagctcctcttcttcagcaaaGAATCAGCCGGCTTGCTGAACACCGtgtggctgttgaagagcgCGAGGGTATGCTGCCGAGGGACAGTCAAGACTATGGCGCCAAACGGGCCCATCGACTCACAGAGATCGAGTCAGGTCTTCAAGAGCTTGCGGAGAAGTGGACTGACGATATGATATGCAAGATGGAAAGCAAAGCGTTTATTCGTGGGGCCTACTACTTGACCACTCAGCTATTGACGCGCGCATATCACCAAGGTATCCATGTTTCCAGTGAAGAGGTTTTGCGCCTGCGGAAGGTCGCTGAGGTCgcagcaaagaagaaacagagcatcatcttcttaCCGAGTCATCGATCGCACGTCGATTACGTCTCTCTGCAGCTCATTTGCTACCGCTTAGGCCTTACGTTACCTGTCGTGGTCGCAGGGGACAACTTGAACATCCCAGTCTTGGGCGAATTCCTTCAGCATGCAGGAGCCATGTGGATTCGAAGGGCGTTCGGCGATGATGTCCTCTACACCACATTAGTCCAGTCATATATCGATacacttcttcaagaaggctaCAACTTCGAGTGCTTCATTGAGGGTGGACGCTCTCGTACAGGGAAGTTGCTACCTCCAAAGTTTGGTATTCTTAGTTTTGTACTCGATAGTATTTTATCTGGGCGTGTTAAGGATGCTATCATATGCCCTGTCAGCACCCAGTACGATAAAGTTATTGAGACGGAGGGTTATGTtaccgagcttcttggaatgcccaagaagaaggagaatcTTGCTGACTTTCTGAGCGGCGGATCTTCCGTCCTTTCATTACGCTTGGGTCGCGTGGATGTCAGGTTTCATGAGCCTTGGAGCTTACGAAAGTTCTTGGATGACCAGCTATCAAAATTGCCCAGTGTACCGCGCGGTCTCGATACTGATCATCAACGTCCAGAAGTCCGAGCAGTACGAGAGAAACTTCTACGCACGATGGGCTATCAGGTTCTGAGCGATATCAACGAAGTGTCTGTCGTGATGCCTACAGCACTGATAGGGACTGTTCTTCTGACACTCCGTGGTCGCGGAGTGGGCAAGGAAGAATTGAAACGGCGAGTTACATGGCTCACAGAACGTGTACGTGCAAAAGGTGGGCGCGTGGCCCATTTCGGCAATGCACCTCTGACCGAAATCATCGAACGCGGTCTCGAGGTTCTCGGTAAAGATCTTGTTGGCGTGGTCGAGGGTCTTGCTGAGCCTACATACTATGCTGTCGACCGCTTCCAGCTGTCATTCTATCGCAACATGACGATCCATCTTTTCATTTACGAGGCACTCGTCAGTGCAGCAATGTATTCGAGGGTTAAGGGGGGAGGAGGGCCCCAAATGCAAGACATGCCATttgatgagctgaaagaaCAAGTATACTTTCTTTCGTCACTGTTTCGAGGCGAGTTCATCTTTTCTAATGAGGGTCTTGACACCAATCTGGATCGGACTCTGCGAGGCTTGGAGGCAGACCAAGTTATAAGGATTGACCGTGACGCAGAGGGCCACGTCACAATGGTTGGTCTTTCGGACCAGGAGAGAAGGGCCGGAAGAGAGAACTACGATTTTTACTGCTTCCTTATATGGCCTTTCATCGAGGCTACTTGGTTGGCAGCAGTCTCTCTGATGGGTCTTACTCCCCCCCCGGGCCAAAATGGAGAGATCTGGATTGAACAAGGCAAAACACACAACAGCGCACAGTTG CTCGGCAAAACACTTTATCATCAAGGCGATCTCTCGTATTTTGAAGCTGTCAATAAAGAGACTCTAAAGAACTCGTATACACGCTTCGAACAAgaccaactcctccatgTTGTTAAATCAAAAGACTCAAAGATTCCTCCGCGTGTGCAGCTTGACGCCTCCTGGCGAACTCCTCGCGATCCCAAGACCGGCGCGCTGCTAGCGGAGGGCAAACTTTGGGACTTTACCGAGAAGATCGCCAAATCACGACGTGAAGGCAAAAACCGTCGTGATGGCGCCACGGTTAGCAGCCGTGTGCTCCGACTTACCGATGAGCTCGGCCGTAAACTTTGGGAGGAAACAGTGGAGGGTGAACGCAGCGGAAAAGCCAAGGTCCCTAGCAGATTAAACAacgaagagaaggaagctttTGGCAAGAGTATCAGGCAagtaaagaagaaaagagaggagagggcTCGGGCTCATCTTTAA
- a CDS encoding pantoate-beta-alanine ligase, whose protein sequence is MLPLRFLRHRSPFATSIRTASSCSTSSRLETLAKSPIRVLRSVEAVRRWRNPHVVNHRSVGLVPTMGALHEGHLALIRAAAKENHHVVVSIYVNPAQFGIQEDLSSYPVTWDEDAKKLAALDRELADDGGNLGRISAVFAPTTPEMYPSGFPGQEVNSKGSFVTITPVGEVLEGASRPTFFRGVATVCLKLFNIVQPERVYFGQKDVQQTVVIRRMVKDFILPMEVVVEPTQRELDGLALSSRNVYLGPRRRAVATVLPHALFSAAEVYNTKASRKREEILGAAHNFIDATASRQSTLPPTERVLFEVDYISLADPETLVEIDEVDPSRGAVMSAAIKMLPVEQAQKGEDLGFSGGPAVRLIDNIILKPQEP, encoded by the coding sequence ATGCTTCCTCTACGCTTCCTCCGACATCGCTCACCCTTTGCGACCTCCATCCGTACAGCTTCCTCTTGCTCGACTTCCTCCCGCCTTGAGACTCTGGCCAAGTCTCCGATCCGTGTCCTCCGATCCGTCGAAGCTGTACGTCGCTGGCGTAACCCTCATGTCGTGAATCACCGATCAGTCGGCCTCGTGCCCACTATGGGTGCTCTTCACGAGGGCCATCTGGCGTTGATACGCgccgctgccaaggagaaTCATCATGTTGTCGTGAGCATATATGTCAATCCGGCGCAATTTGGCATACAAGAAGATCTATCATCATATCCAGTCACCTGGGACGAAGACGCAAAGAAGCTGGCTGCACTGGATAGGGAACTTGCAGACGATGGAGGAAACTTGGGTCGCATCTCTGCTGTGTTTGCGCCAACGACACCAGAGATGTACCCCAGCGGCTTTCCAGGCCAGGAAGTCAATAGTAAAGGAAGCTTTGTTACAATCACGCCTGTTGGAGAAGTATTGGAGGGTGCCAGCAGACCAACATTCTTCCGAGGTGTTGCGACAGTGTGCTTAAAGCTATTCAATATTGTCCAGCCCGAGCGTGTGTACTTTGGTCAGAAGGACGTCCAACAAACAGTTGTTATCCGTCGAATGGTCAAGGATTTCATCCTGCCCATGGAGGTTGTCGTTGAACCCACACAACGTgagctcgatggccttgCTTTGAGTTCTCGGAATGTGTATCTTGGCCCAAGACGAAGAGCTGTTGCTACAGTGCTTCCCCATGCACTATTTTCCGCTGCCGAAGTATACAACACTAAGGCTTCGCgcaagagagaagaaattcTTGGTGCTGCACACAATTTTATCGATGCTACAGCATCCCGCCAGTCCACGCTTCCTCCCACAGAACGTGTGCTCTTCGAGGTTGACTACATATCTCTGGCAGACCCAGAAACATTAGTGGAAAtcgatgaggttgatccATCGCGCGGAGCAGTCATGAGCGCAGCGATTAAGATGTTACCAGTGGAACAGGCTCAGAAAGGCGAGGACTTGGGCTTCAGTGGAGGCCCGGCGGTCCGTTTGATAGACAatatcatcctcaagccCCAAGAGCCTTAG